In Apteryx mantelli isolate bAptMan1 chromosome 16, bAptMan1.hap1, whole genome shotgun sequence, a single genomic region encodes these proteins:
- the SSTR5 gene encoding somatostatin receptor type 5 — protein MDPLYFSNTFSMEISSGDVNSSLLTNVTENGTLSELPSFKYIHKVLIPIFYLLVCAVGLSGNTLVIYVVLRYAKMKTVTNIYILNLAVADVLFMLGLPFLATQNAISYWPFGSFLCRLVMTVDGINQFTSIFCLTVMSMDRYLAVVHPIKSTKWRRPRVAKLISTTVWTFSFLVVLPVIIFSDVQEVFHTCNMNWPDPVNIWSAAFIIYTSVLGFFGPLLVICLCYLLIVIKVKSSGIRVGSTRRRRSERKVTRMVVIIVVVFVFCWLPFYMMNIVNLIFILPEDPVLVGVYFFVVVLSYANSCANPILYGFLSDNFKQSFQKVLCLRKGNGIEDGDPIEHRQENSSRLQESMLTQRNIEFNGHMQTSKV, from the coding sequence ATGGATCCTTTATATTTTTCCAACACATTTAGCATGGAAATTAGTTCCGGTGATGTAAATTCCTCACTGCTGACAAATGTGACAGAAAATGGGACACTCTCAGAGCTGCCCTCATTCAAATATATCCACAAAGTCCTGATTCCCATCTTTTACCTCCTTGTATGTGCAGTTGGACTCAGTGGCAACACTTTGGTCATTTACGTGGTTTTGCGTTATGCCAAGATGAAAACTGTCACCAACATTTACATCTTGAATTTAGCCGTTGCTGATGTACTCTTCATGCTGGGCCTGCCGTTCCTGGCTACCCAGAATGCCATCTCCTATTGGCCTTTCGGGTCTTTTTTGTGCAGGCTGGTTATGACCGTGGACGGTATTAACCAGTTCACTAGCATTTTTTGTTTGACTGTGATGAGTATGGACCGCTACCTGGCAGTAGTTCACCCCATCAAATCAACCAAGTGGCGACGTCCGAGAGTGGCCAAGCTAATCAGTACAACTGTCTGGACATTCTCGTTCTTGGTGGTGCTTCCAGTCATCATCTTTTCGGATGTGCAGGAAGTCTTTCACACCTGCAACATGAACTGGCCCGATCCTGTCAACATCTGGTCAGCAGCATTCATCATTTACACATCCGTCCTCGGGTTTTTTGGTCCTTTGTTGGTGATCTGTCTTTGCTACTTGCTGATTGTGATTAAAGTCAAATCTTCGGGGATCCGAGTTGGGTCTACAAGACGCAGGAGATCAGAGAGGAAGGTGACCAGGATGGTGGTGATCATTGTGGTCGTCTTCGTGTTTTGCTGGCTCCCATTTTACATGATGAACATTGTCAATTTGATATTTATACTGCCAGAAGACCCTGTGTTGGTAGGGGTGTACTTCTTTGTGGTGGTCCTGTCCTATGCAAACAGCTGTGCCAACCCCATTCTTTATGGATTTCTTTCTGACAACTTCAAGCAGAGTTTTCAGAAAGTTCTTTGCCTCCGGAAGGGCAATGGCATAGAGGATGGTGACCCCATTGAACACAGGCAAGAGAACAGCAGTCGCTTGCAGGAATCAATGCTAACCCAGAGAAATATTGAATTCAATGGACATATGCAGACTAGTAAGGTGTAA